GACAGGAGTTTCAGGCGTAGTTTCCGGAGTCGGAGTGGTTTCGCCCGGTACACTTAAAGTGGTGAAGACGGCATCAGCGCTTTGTTTGAGATTGCCTGAAGCATCTTGAGATAGGACTTTGATAATGATAGACGGTATTCTTTGTTAAATCAGAAAGAGTAACTTGATGAGAAGTTACAAAAGATGACAAACCAACATATTGAGTGTCAGTATAAGTTGAAGTCAAACCATAATCTACTAAACTGTTTGCTTTTTCATTGGTTGCCCAACTGATGGTGGCTGAATTTTCAGTAATATTAGAAGTTAAAATATTACTGATTATAGGCGCAGTTTCATCTATTAATATTGCTGTGCTGCCTCCTCCTCCTGAGATCACTCTGATTTCCTGAGAAACATATTGAGGCGTAAAAGTATAGTCCTGGCTGACGGTTTCAAGATCAGCCGCATTTTTTGATTTGATTCGATAATGATAGACTTGTTCCGTGGTCAAGTCCGTCAAGCGAACCACGTGTTTGGCGGTTAAGGTTGAATCCAAATCGCTTGAAGTTCCGTAAGCATCGGTTAAACCATATTCAATTTGAGAAGTGGCGGAATCATCAGTGGTCCAAATTATGGTGCAAAGCGTTTCGGTCGGATATGAATTGACGGCGGAAATAACCGGGGCAGTGGTGTCAGTCGGCGTCGGTTCTTCTTCCGTGGTGAAAGTATTCATTATTCCCCAAGTGACATGATCATAGGTGTCTTTGGAACGAGTGCAATAGTAATATGTGGTTTCGTAAGGAAGATCTCTTAATTGAACCATATGGGATTTATTCAAAACAGTGTCTTCGGTTGTATGATCAGATAAAGTTGCGCAAGAATCGGCATGAACAGTGCCGTAATATACTTGGCTGGTGGCATATTTGTCAGTGGTCCAAGTGATTGTCGCTTCAGTGCCGACCGCTGACGGAGATTGAGTTTGTTCTCCTGAGATTTCAGGATTGGTGTCAACTTCAGGCGGCCAATAGGTAAAAGAATATTCTGAGGAGATAAGGGGGTTGCCGGCTGCGTCTTTGGAATGAATGCGATAATAGTAAGTGGTTAAAGAATTAAGTCCGTAGAGATTAACAATATGAGAAGAAGTTTGAGTGTCATTGCCTTGAATAGCGGTGTATATGCCTGAGCTGGTTCCATATTCGACGTGAGAATCAGAAGGTTCGTCAGTGGACCAAGTGAATAAAGCATAACCGTCATGAGAAGTGACAACCGGAGTGCCGCCGGTTAAAACAGGCGCCGTGTCATCTTCCGAGGCCGGTTGATAACTGGTCGGATCGGTATAGCTCGGGGGTGATTCTTTGGCCGCGTTGTCAACGGAAACAATGTAATACCAATATGTTATGTCCGGATTAAGATTGGTGTCTGAGAAATAGTCCTGATTGGCATCGCTCAAAGAAGCGCGGCGAGTAAAAGTGATACCATCAGTGGATCGATAAATATCATATGAAGAAAAAGTTGAAGTCACATCGTCTAAATCAATCGGGTTCCAGGTTAGGGTTAAGGTGTAGATATCATCGTATTCAATGGAAGCGTCGGTCAGTCTGACTTGAGTCGGCGAATTCAAACCCGGCGTGGTGCAGGAGAATTCAACTTTTCCCTGCGGATCCCAAGAATCCCAATCAATATTGCTTGCGTCATCTTTGGCCACGACGTAAAAAGTATTTGTTCCTTGCATGGTCGCGGCTGTGATCGCGCCGGTGGAAGTGGCGTTGCCAAGCCAAACTGAATTTGAAACATTCGGTTCCTGATTAATGGAATAATAGTAACCTTCAATGTTGCCGGTAAAACTGGCCGGAGGATCCCAAGTAAAGGTGAATGCGTTAGTGGTTGAAGAAGCATTGTCAACGCTCAAATTTTGAATCGGTCCGGGCGCTGAACCGGAGAAATAGTACAAAGCCGTGGCCGGATACGAAAAGTTTCCGGCATTGTCTTTGGCTGTGATGTAGAAAATATTTGAACCATTTTGATAATGAATCAAATCAGGATCTTGAATGGTGGTAATGGAAGTGTTGGTGATAAACTTACCGTCGTTGTTGCAGCGGGAATCAGAGTGGAAGGCAGTATACAAAGTGGCATTTTGTTCAGCTGTCACGCCGGTTTTGTAGCAATAACCGTTAAATCCCGAGTTGGCGTCAGTCGCCTCTTGCCAAATAAAAGTGAATGAATCAGTGGCGGCATAACCTTGAGGAGAGACAGCGATAAAGGTCGGAGTGACAGGCATGGTGGTGTCAAATTTGTAAGTGAAAATTGTGGAAGGATCTGATTCGTTATTGGCATTATCTTTCGACTTGATTCTGAAATAGTAAGTGCCGGTCGCGGTTAAAGTCGGTGATTCGTAAACTCTCAACAGATCAGTATTGCCGTTAATCCAAGTTCCGGAAACTTCGGGATCAGCGGTGGAAGTAGTGCCAAAGTAAACCCAATAACCGGCCACGCCAGTGGCTTGTTCGCCATTGCCCGTATCAGCTTGATCAGTGGCGGCGCCAAATTCAAAATATGGTTTGGTATGATTGTACCAAGAATTTGTGACAATAGGGGTAGCCTTGCCATTGTCGGAATATCCGGTTGCGGCAACAGGATCGGTTGGAGGCAAAGTATCGTAAATATATCCCAAATCAATTGAATCAAGCTCCACTTTTTGCGTGCCATCGGAAACGAAGAAGGATTTGAAATAGAAAGTGCCGATTTCGCCGGGATGAATATCGCTGGCAAAAGTGGAAATATTAGTGTTAACATCAGCGGCAGTATTTGTCTGAAGCAAACCTGAAGCGACTTCCCAATCTCCTGAACCTGAATTGTACCAATACCAATCTGTGTCATTGTTGGAAATCTGATATTTAACGCTGCCGGCATTATCTACGCCAAGAGTTTGGGCAAAGGAAGAAAGGCTGACATAAGGCTGGCCTGTGTTATTATTAACGATTAATTTGGCGACTTCAGTAGAAGGCCAAGCAACAGCGGTTTCGGAACCGACAGTAGATACAGGATCAGTTGGAGAATAATTACGAATAATGAAATCATCATATTGCATTGTGCGTCCATAAACATTAGCTCCCATACCGACATACCCTGTAGAGTAAGTATTGTCAGTTATATCAATTTTTAAAACTCCATTATGGTAAACCTTAATTGAATTGCCGGCGCAAATAACTTTAGAATCATACCAAGTTCCGGCCGCAACAGTGACAGAAGCACTGGCAATTGATGTCCTTGAACCATTAACCACTTTGTATAAATCCACCGTACTGCCACTAGTATAATAATCTAAAAAATAAAGATTATTGCCGCTTGCTCTAAAAGTAGCGCCGCCACCACGATCAGAAGTTAAAACAAATCTATTTTCATAAACAAAATCAGAATACTGTCCTCCATTATAATAAGAATAACCGGATGTGTGGCCATAATTTTCTACAATTTTGCCTCCTTTAATAACATTGGTTCCTCCGTTATAATTGACAAAATTACTCGCCGATTGGCCAACTGTTTCATTCTCAAAATTCAACACAACCATAGTATCGCTTCTGTTACTCGCCACACCCGCTCCTCTATTGCCATGATACATATAAATTGTTTTTGTTGAAGAAGCGGAAATAGAAGGCACTTCAACCCAAATTGTAGCTGTTTGAGCCGCAGAATCATAAGATTCAATCCAATAATCAAGCTCTGTATCAGCATCTGAATCAGTAAATCTGATATCTGAACCATTTGAATTGGCGTGAGAAAAATCAAAATTTAAAGCAGTTAAACTAACTGAAACTTGATAATTAGTTAAAGCTCCGCCGGTGCTGTTATTGATTGTAATTGCACGCTGATATTGCCAAATTGAAGGATAAAGAGATTGAGATGATTGAACAGTTAATATTGGAGGAGTGGCTCGTCCCAAATTATAATGAGCCGTAACCTCTCCTTGACTTAAAGCTTTGTTATAAACTCTCACCTCATCCAATCCGTTTGGCTTAGTCGCAGAAACACTAGAATCAGTAATCATTACAAGAGGATTTGAATTAGCCGTGATACTCCCGGTACAAGTTAAAGTTTCTCCTACCACCCCGTTAAAATACATATTCATCTGATTACTGCCTAAATTTTTATCATAAGTAGCCACTACATGAGTCCAGGTATTATAGCTTAGAGTAGGAACACCACCGCCAGCCCAACCTCCACCGCAACCACCCACTGTCCATCTCATTCTTGCGTTCCAACCTTCCCAACTAACAACATAACTGCTCGATTTATAAATAATATTTCCCCAATCTGAATAACGACCGGTTGGATAAATCCAAAATTCCACACTAACCGCGTCAGTCGGACTTAATTCAGAACTTGAAGGAACGCTGATATTTTTACTGCTTAAGAAGGACATAGCCGGCCCAACCGGACCATCTCTCAAACTTAAACCTGAAGTCACAGTACCGGTATTACCCTCACCGGAAAAATCATGAGTCGTAGTTATTGAACCATCGTCAAATTTCCAATAACCGACCAAATTTGCTTCCGGCGTATCAGTGGTTGTAAAAGTATTGCTTTGACTGCTGGTTGAAACAATGGCATTGGAATTTCCATAATATAAATAAACTTGTTCGTCTTCAATATATCTGACTTGAGCGGTTAATGCAGTTAAAAAACTGACGCTGAAATTATTTTTGAAAGTTAATTCTTTAGTGTCACCATCAATGGCGGTAATGTAATTTGTTTCGGAATTTGTTGTATCGCGAACCGTGACCGGTATTTCTCCGCTTGGAAAATCAGCCGGATCAGGAAAACCGGAAACGTCATCAACTTTCAATTTATTATCAGTGCCTGAATTTTCCGTGGCCACGCCCCAGAAAGAATAAATATTGGGGAGATTAACCCAAAAAACCGCAGTCTTCGCGGATTGATCATATGATTCTTTGTAATATGAAATTTCATTTGTTGCTTGCGCGTTTAATCTTTCTTGTTCAGTTGCATAATTTGTTCTGGCTAAAGATCCGGTAAATCTAATATCACTGCCCTGCGAATCAGGAATGGAAAAATCAAAATTAGTGGAACTTAATGTTATTTTTAATTGAACATTGGAAGAATCATATTCCAATGCGCTGTTGTCAATTGTAACTTCGTGACGATAGGTCCAATCATAATCATCTCCATCAGTGGCGATCCAATTTGTTCCGGGTATATAATTTTGTTTCAAGCGAGCCATGTTATTATCGGAAGCATCAACCTCAACATTAGCAGCGGCGGTATAATTCGCAGAATTAGAAAAATCCCAAGCCGCAGC
The nucleotide sequence above comes from Patescibacteria group bacterium. Encoded proteins:
- a CDS encoding DUF2341 domain-containing protein; amino-acid sequence: MNLKKKILKQILFYFYREGRILLSKFLKEFRFFYLIHIKRDKSCRKICSNWYEIKIPAQGWSASGGKKQPRHQRIGTPTEASEKLNWKEKYFDLQKQFFILEKKFRQQYFKFGTTRAVAVFLCIALIITAGWQMIWNMSRAAGAAAWDFSNSANYTAAANVEVDASDNNMARLKQNYIPGTNWIATDGDDYDWTYRHEVTIDNSALEYDSSNVQLKITLSSTNFDFSIPDSQGSDIRFTGSLARTNYATEQERLNAQATNEISYYKESYDQSAKTAVFWVNLPNIYSFWGVATENSGTDNKLKVDDVSGFPDPADFPSGEIPVTVRDTTNSETNYITAIDGDTKELTFKNNFSVSFLTALTAQVRYIEDEQVYLYYGNSNAIVSTSSQSNTFTTTDTPEANLVGYWKFDDGSITTTHDFSGEGNTGTVTSGLSLRDGPVGPAMSFLSSKNISVPSSSELSPTDAVSVEFWIYPTGRYSDWGNIIYKSSSYVVSWEGWNARMRWTVGGCGGGWAGGGVPTLSYNTWTHVVATYDKNLGSNQMNMYFNGVVGETLTCTGSITANSNPLVMITDSSVSATKPNGLDEVRVYNKALSQGEVTAHYNLGRATPPILTVQSSQSLYPSIWQYQRAITINNSTGGALTNYQVSVSLTALNFDFSHANSNGSDIRFTDSDADTELDYWIESYDSAAQTATIWVEVPSISASSTKTIYMYHGNRGAGVASNRSDTMVVLNFENETVGQSASNFVNYNGGTNVIKGGKIVENYGHTSGYSYYNGGQYSDFVYENRFVLTSDRGGGATFRASGNNLYFLDYYTSGSTVDLYKVVNGSRTSIASASVTVAAGTWYDSKVICAGNSIKVYHNGVLKIDITDNTYSTGYVGMGANVYGRTMQYDDFIIRNYSPTDPVSTVGSETAVAWPSTEVAKLIVNNNTGQPYVSLSSFAQTLGVDNAGSVKYQISNNDTDWYWYNSGSGDWEVASGLLQTNTAADVNTNISTFASDIHPGEIGTFYFKSFFVSDGTQKVELDSIDLGYIYDTLPPTDPVAATGYSDNGKATPIVTNSWYNHTKPYFEFGAATDQADTGNGEQATGVAGYWVYFGTTSTADPEVSGTWINGNTDLLRVYESPTLTATGTYYFRIKSKDNANNESDPSTIFTYKFDTTMPVTPTFIAVSPQGYAATDSFTFIWQEATDANSGFNGYCYKTGVTAEQNATLYTAFHSDSRCNNDGKFITNTSITTIQDPDLIHYQNGSNIFYITAKDNAGNFSYPATALYYFSGSAPGPIQNLSVDNASSTTNAFTFTWDPPASFTGNIEGYYYSINQEPNVSNSVWLGNATSTGAITAATMQGTNTFYVVAKDDASNIDWDSWDPQGKVEFSCTTPGLNSPTQVRLTDASIEYDDIYTLTLTWNPIDLDDVTSTFSSYDIYRSTDGITFTRRASLSDANQDYFSDTNLNPDITYWYYIVSVDNAAKESPPSYTDPTSYQPASEDDTAPVLTGGTPVVTSHDGYALFTWSTDEPSDSHVEYGTSSGIYTAIQGNDTQTSSHIVNLYGLNSLTTYYYRIHSKDAAGNPLISSEYSFTYWPPEVDTNPEISGEQTQSPSAVGTEATITWTTDKYATSQVYYGTVHADSCATLSDHTTEDTVLNKSHMVQLRDLPYETTYYYCTRSKDTYDHVTWGIMNTFTTEEEPTPTDTTAPVISAVNSYPTETLCTIIWTTDDSATSQIEYGLTDAYGTSSDLDSTLTAKHVVRLTDLTTEQVYHYRIKSKNAADLETVSQDYTFTPQYVSQEIRVISGGGGSTAILIDETAPIISNILTSNITENSATISWATNEKANSLVDYGLTSTYTDTQYVGLSSFVTSHQVTLSDLTKNTVYHYQSPISRCFRQSQTKR